One genomic region from Oncorhynchus gorbuscha isolate QuinsamMale2020 ecotype Even-year unplaced genomic scaffold, OgorEven_v1.0 Un_scaffold_141:::fragment_3, whole genome shotgun sequence encodes:
- the LOC124017056 gene encoding fibrinogen silencer-binding protein-like yields the protein MASGSVYMSSSMVGKARSSNFTLSEKLDLLKLVRPHILILEEHTNKHAVIVDKNKCWDTVSEQYNVLGGDRPPRTAQGLRTLYKRLKESAKQEVMQRRHAQPEYRGSISEPTRRVMEMIPHLFRHGAIHHDKDPATMHRVMYKHDSPMEQPGSSSSLPDYPSNPVTHHLDQDVVRLDQDVDVKPPPDLTILSTRVGVVLGGEGAEEEDEDLGSVHGYDGSLSPCPSSVVLPLSTSPVPLQRDLYPHDHYPRCDPDRLRPLQLAMEEHEQVMTNHRKMGVYLEEKREGLKRKQELEEELLRAKIKVEKLRAARLRRGLPLPL from the exons ATGGCGTCTGGGTCCGTCTACATGTCGTCCAGTATGGTGGGTAAGGCTCGCTCCTCCAACTTCACCCTGTCTGAGAAACTGGACCTGCTGAAGCTGGTCCGCCCACACATTCTCATCCTGGAGGAGCACACCAACAAGCATGCTGTCATCGTGGACAAGAACAAGTGCTGGGACACAGTGTCTGAGCAGTACAACGTCCTGGGGGGGGACAGGCCCCCCCGCACTGCCCAGGGCCTACGCACCCTCTACAAGAGGCTGAAGGAGTCggccaaacaggaagtgatgCAACGGAGACACGCCCAGCCAGAGTACAGAGGAAGTATATCTGAACCAAccaggagagtgatggagatgaTACCTCACCTTTTCCGTCACGGAGCTATTCACCATGATAAAGACCCAGCGACGATgcacag GGTGATGTATAAGCATGACTCTCCCATGGAGCAACCTGGCAGCAGCTCCTCCCTCCCAGACTACCCATCAAACCCCGTCACCCACCACCTGGACCAGGATGTGGTCAGGCTGGACCAGGACGTGGACGTGAAGCCTCCGCCAGACCTGACCATCCTCTCCACCCGTGTGGGGGTGGTGCTAGGAGGAGAGGGGgcggaggaggaagatgaggactTGGGCAGTGTCCATGGTTATGatggctccctctctccctgcccatcCTCTGTCGTCCTGCCCCTCTCCACCTCACCCGTTCCACTGCAACGTGACCTTTACCCTCATGACCACTACCCCCGCTGTGACCCTGACAGGCTCCGTCCCCTTCAGCTGGCCATGGAGGAGCATGAGCAGGTCATGACCAATCACAGAAAGATGGGCGTATacctggaggagaagagggaggggctAAAGAGGAAGCAGGAACTGGAGGAGGAGCTTCTGAGAGCAAAAATCAAAGTAGAGAAACTGAGGGCAGCCAGGCTGAGACGCGGACTACCACTGCCCCTATAA